The Pan paniscus chromosome 1, NHGRI_mPanPan1-v2.0_pri, whole genome shotgun sequence genome has a segment encoding these proteins:
- the PEA15 gene encoding astrocytic phosphoprotein PEA-15 → MAEYGTLLQDLTNNITLEDLEQLKSACKEDIPSEKSEEITTGSAWFSFLESHNKLDKDNLSYIEHIFEISRRPDLLTMVVDYRTRVLKISEEDELDTKLTRIPSAKKYKDIIRQPSEEEIIKLAPPPKKA, encoded by the exons ATGGCTGAGTACGGGACCCTCCTGCAAGACCTGACCAACAACATCACCCTTGAAGATCTAGAACAGCTCAAGTCGGCCTGCAAGGAAGACATCCCCAGCGAAAAGAGTGAGGAGATCACTACTGGCAGTGCCTGGTTTAGCTTCCTGGAGAGCCACAACAAGCTGGAcaaag ACAACCTCTCCTACATTGAGCATATCTTTGAGATCTCCCGCCGTCCTGACCTACTCACTATGGTGGTTGACTACAGAACCCGTGTGCTGAAGATCTCTGAGGAGGATGAGCTGGACACCAAGCTAACCCGTATCCCCAGTGCCAAGAAGTACAAAG ACATTATCCGGCAGCCCTCTGAGGAAGAGATCATCAAATTGGCTCCCCCACCGAAGAAGGCCTGA